TTGTAATTTGTGTCTGGACATAATAGGTAACCTAGAAGGCTTGGGTGCTGAGCTTTTGGAGACTCTGGTTAAAATGGCACCGacgaaggaagaagaaattaaACTTCGAGAGTACCAGGGGGACATCTCAAAATTAGGGTCTGCTGAACGATTTTTGAAGGCAGTGCTAGATATCCCATTTGCCTTTAAGAGAGTTGAGGCAATGCTATACAGAGCTAACTTTGATACAGAAGTGAAATACCTGAGGAAATCTTTCCAAACGCTCGAGGTATAGTGTCTTCAATTTACTATTATTATTTCTGTACTAGCTTTATACTAtgaataaaacataaaaactcACTGCAAGATCTAAATCTCATCATTATTCAGGACGCCAGTGAAGAATTGAAGAACAGTCGGTTATTCTTGAAACTCCTTGAGGCTGTTCTCAGGACTGGAAACCGAATGAATGTTGGGACAAACCGTGGTGATGCTAAAGCTTTCAAACTTGATACGCTCTTAAAATTGGTCGACATAAAGGGAACAGATGGAAAGACCACATTGCTCCACTTTGTTGTTCAAGAGATAATAAGATCTGAAAGTCCAGGGTCTGAAACAAAGGAGAACATCAGAACAAAGGAAGGTGATTTCAAAAAGCAAGGACTGAAAATGGTGGCGGGACTGAGCAAAGACCTCGGCAACGTTACAAAAGCAGCAGGAATGGACTCAGATGTCCTGAGTAGCTATGTGTCAAAGCTCGCAATGGGACTTGAGAAGGTCAGACTGGTCTTGCAGTGTGACAGGGAAGATGTGGATGGAAAATTCTGTAACTCGATGAAGCTCTTTCTAAAAGAGGCTGATGAGGAAATTCATATTATCAAGGATGATGAAAGAAAGGCTTTATTTCTGGTGAAAGAGGTAACTGAATATTTTCATGGCGATACAGCAAAGGAGGAAGCTCATCCTTTCAGAATCTTCATGATTGTAAGAGATTTTCTAATAGTATTGGACCATGTGTGCAAGGAAGTCGGAAATGTGCAAGACAGAACACTGGTGGGTTCTGCTAGATCATTCCGGATACCTGCAACTGCTCCTCTACCGGTTCTCTCCAAGTATCACTTGAGACAAGATGACACCTCGGATGACGACAGCTTTTCAATTTGAAACTATGTGTATATGAAGCACAGCAACTTTTAGGAGGATAACTAAACTAGATGAAACTACCTTAGGCATCACCGGCACATCCAACATTATCAGCACCACCAGTATATTCATTTCTTTCGGTACGAGCATGTCGAAGGAGGAGAAGAATGCAGAAGGGGGAGGCACTTTTGAAAGTCTTTCCTATATAAAGGAAAATCCCAGCCCACAGAGAGATTTCTGAACAGTAAACCAGGTAATGCTCGAAGCAACAGATATTGTATGAGAATGCATAGTCCAGAAAAGATGAAACATAATATTCTAGGAAGGGcattatcaaagaagattttacAGTCAAAATATTTTTAGGTTTGCTATTTTTGGTTATCCTGCTCCAATGTACATccccatatatatagttaggaTAGGTTTCTTCATTTAGGTCCTAAGATCGAAGTCCCACTCATTTTGAAGGAAGCAGGAATGTTTTGATGGTGGTTCAATATGATGTCGTGGTTGCGTTATGCATTTATTTGATAAATATAAAGTAATAAGTGGCTATTCCTATTCTTCAATCTTCAGCGTTGTCTTCTTTGCTTGCTTCTCCTCTCGACCCCACTTCAATAATGTGTGAAAGTATAGTGGGGAGAGACAAATTGTCAAAATTCTCAGATATTCAAACTTTAAGAACGCAATTGTTCATTATCCACTTTAGGGTAAGGAAAAAACAAAGACATACTATCACGTTATACATCTTCAGGAAAGCAACAGAAATCCGCCATTAAAGATCCAAAACTTGACAGAGTATGTTTTAATTTGGAGTACATTCCTATTCAATCTTAACAACTCATCCGATGGTGCATTATGTAAAACGATTTGAAATCTCGTAGTTATTGGTTATTCTGAAGTTAATAAAATCTCTGTTGCCGGAAGAAAATTCATTATTGGTACTTCACTATTATAAATCATTTGTAATCTCTGAACTTTGAACTCCCCAGTTCCACAAGTCACTAGTCATACACTTTAAAGTAACAATAAAATTTTGTCAAAATAAGATGAaattaaaactctcaaatcctaTTACTTCACCACTccttaatttattaattatttttttcaattatcaCTTTTCTTTTGGGCCCATGTAAACTTTATCTTACCTAACTAAATACTGTACATGTGCTTAATATGAACAATGCAGTCTTTCACCTCTCGTTAATTGCCGGAAATCTATGAAATGAGCACGATAAATTCTTcagaaaatatattaaataagTTTTGGTTACCCCCAATATCTCATCATATTCTTATGGAAAaccaaaagtaaaataaattcTGGTATATATGTCTCGCTGCTACATTTGTATTGTTAGTTCAAAGAGTAGGATTCACATTGGAGAATGGAACTGAGGGGTCCAATTTATTCATGATTTCATGCTATTATCATTTAGCAAACAGGCTGTGTAACAGACATGCATGCATAATTTGTATATGCTCTAAACCTGGTATAACACATATTATCACCCGTAATAATAAGATGGAAATAAATACAGTACTAGTTATTTGTACATGACAAACTTGGCTAATGAGAAGTACACCAAACAGACTTGCATGATGAGATATTGGagaaaattgaattaatttaCTTAGTTTTGTTTGGAAGGAATTGAAACCTTTAAAATGATCACAAAGTGGAAAGTAGGTTATATGCTCATAGATATCATTGTTGCAACTTGCAACTATTACTTTACATTTGCGAGCattcacataatttttttcaaaacatcATGAGTTTTCATAGAATTGTTTCCAGGTTGAAAATTTAAGCTGCAATAAATCGATATGCATGTTTAAACTTCCAAAAGAGGCATAGATGAAtgcttttgaatttttaaGCCTTACATGCAAGCGATAATCCCTAACCAAGTTCCACTGTTTGATTGTCATGAATGTTTATCCATAAGGCAACAGATACTCGTGATAGCTAGGCCAACGTACCAAATGAAGCTCATCGTTATACCTTACCAGATGTTCTTCAAATAAAACATCATGAGCAAGAAGTAATTCTCTGCTTCCTATTCATCACATATTGataaaatacaaaataaacaTTGGTTTGATCACAACGAATGTACAATGTAATCAGGTTACCACTTACCACAAAGAGCTCACAACTGCTGATGTTAAGAATGACGCTCCAgctattttctttgttttcaaaatCTTTTTCACTAACATCTTCCACCTAATATCGTCTTTCTTACTCTGTTTCCTAATTCTCTCTTTGAAGTTCCTGCAATTAAAATGTTTCCAGAATTAGTTACAAGTTCAGAAGCTTGAATACAATATAGCATGAAGTCTGAAAACAAGGAATGTGGAGTCGAAGAGCTACAGACCTGCATAAAGGAACCTTGCAGACATCGGAATCAGCACAAAGGCGGGAGTGTAAGTCCAACAGCTGCCACATTCTCTTGCAATGGATACAACCACCAGGGACTCTCAATTTACAACCAGCAAAATGACGAACAAGCAATTCCAATCCCTTACAGGCTATATATTTACAAGGAACCTTGTTCTCTCTAAGGTCCTTATGGCATGGTCCGATTGTTTGACAACCATCTCTATATATGTGCACAAGAGCCTCCATCGCGTCATATAATAGCAGATATATTTTTCTCTCATTTATCTTTCTGATCCTCTCCTTTCTCCTCTAAAAATGAGTGcaagaataaataaattaggcATGAAAATGGGGCAATAGAGTACATGAATAGAATAAAGGAAGACGAAACCAAACAGACTGCTCTTACGTTATCTTCATCGATTGCAGATTCCAAGAGTTCCCTTTCTAGTGTTGGGTGACTCTGCTGCATAACTCTCCATCCTTCagttacagaaacagctttaAAGTTCTTCAGGATCATACGGTGGCACATGAGGCTTAGTCGAGGGGCGTCACACAGTAATGCGAGTTGAAAAATGTCTACTACATTCTCTGTGGTAAGCAAGCCATCTTTCAGCTTCTGCTCACACTCTTGCTTCAATGGAGAAACCGCATAGAGATGTGAAAGCACCAACAAGGCTACAACAAACTCCtccatttccttttcttcATAGCTAAACAGAAAACACTAGAAACAATCAGACTACTAAAACATTGTGCTTAATATTTAGATTAGTATTGTTCATGTAAATCAACATTTAAAagattttttaaaacattttaCAGATAAAAAACCACATTTGATCTCTTCACATTCATTAAATAATAGTATTCATAAATTGTAAAGGATGAGCAGCCACCATAGATCCCTTCATGTTAGTCTTCCAGGTTCATATATGAATTCGGACTTATGCATCAACTCCGAGGAATTAAATTCACTCCAAAAGGTACAGTTAAGTAGAAAAGGCACTCATTGAGGAAAAAAATGTTACCAGGAAGAGTACAGGAAGCGAATAAACACTCTAACTGCGTCATATGAAAATCCTTGAATAGAGATTGTTTTTAGACGACGAGACGCTTTTGGTTGCTTCAATTGGCCTTTCAGTACAGGAGACGCCATTCCCTGTCAAAATAGCATTGCAATGTGATAATCGAATCATTTACCAATCT
This genomic interval from Argentina anserina chromosome 1, drPotAnse1.1, whole genome shotgun sequence contains the following:
- the LOC126805052 gene encoding BTB/POZ and TAZ domain-containing protein 4; its protein translation is MCEASKIHIRSATVDKKGSPMIPPWPGPVKNSFYKGFSSSASPLRASNCVCKATTNLWGRLFDEGYRADVAIHTDDGGIVYAHANLLGMASPVLKGQLKQPKASRRLKTISIQGFSYDAVRVFIRFLYSSCYEEKEMEEFVVALLVLSHLYAVSPLKQECEQKLKDGLLTTENVVDIFQLALLCDAPRLSLMCHRMILKNFKAVSVTEGWRVMQQSHPTLERELLESAIDEDNRRKERIRKINERKIYLLLYDAMEALVHIYRDGCQTIGPCHKDLRENKVPCKYIACKGLELLVRHFAGCKLRVPGGCIHCKRMWQLLDLHSRLCADSDVCKVPLCRNFKERIRKQSKKDDIRWKMLVKKILKTKKIAGASFLTSAVVSSLW